The following are encoded in a window of Mycobacterium sp. ELW1 genomic DNA:
- a CDS encoding fatty acid--CoA ligase family protein, with translation MSESAATISGRLAASLAGYGDAPCIEFNGRWYTGHEIAAYARAIDDALRLAGVADGATVAVVARNRPPHAAAVIGLLGGGRWVPMIYSFQSAEAIGRDIEKLEPAAVVADREDWTEPVIAAARRAGTAGIAVSLTPPTVELVAGIDRVLPRLASSGRDGSTGLQVLTSGTTGPPKRHPIPASVLEHTVSSVAITGASADEPPELMYWPLGGIGGVCQLITGAYLGKRIALLEKFSVADWVRVVKTYGIRRCGLQPAAVRMLLDADLRRDDLGSLEYVISAAGPLDPETRDAFEDRYGVPVLLAYGATEFAGSVCTWTPDLYREFGAAKRASSGRVMPNTEVRIIDPTGDSEVPTGEQGVLEAKIASISPEWIRTNDLASIDADGFITLHGRADGAINRGGFKVLPETVRRVLVGHPSVRDAAVVGVPDPRLGEVPFAAVETVPGAPAPDPADLVARVRDALPKHHVPVEVVVVAELPRNQSLKVSLRDIAAMYSRGAE, from the coding sequence GTGAGCGAGAGCGCCGCAACGATCAGCGGCCGGCTGGCCGCCAGCCTGGCCGGCTACGGCGACGCGCCCTGCATCGAGTTCAACGGGCGCTGGTACACCGGTCACGAGATCGCCGCGTACGCCCGTGCCATCGACGATGCACTTCGGCTGGCCGGCGTCGCAGACGGCGCGACCGTGGCAGTGGTGGCCCGCAACCGTCCACCCCATGCGGCGGCGGTGATCGGATTGCTCGGCGGCGGCCGGTGGGTGCCGATGATCTATTCCTTCCAGTCGGCCGAGGCGATCGGTCGGGACATCGAAAAGCTGGAGCCGGCCGCGGTCGTCGCCGACCGGGAGGACTGGACCGAGCCGGTGATCGCCGCCGCCCGGCGCGCAGGCACCGCCGGTATCGCGGTGTCACTGACGCCGCCCACCGTGGAGCTCGTGGCCGGAATCGACCGGGTGTTGCCGCGCCTGGCCTCCTCCGGCCGGGATGGCTCGACCGGTCTGCAGGTACTCACCAGCGGTACGACCGGGCCGCCCAAGCGGCACCCGATTCCGGCCTCCGTGCTGGAGCACACCGTGTCCAGCGTGGCGATCACCGGCGCCTCCGCCGACGAGCCACCCGAGCTGATGTATTGGCCACTCGGCGGCATCGGCGGCGTCTGCCAGCTGATCACCGGCGCCTACCTCGGCAAGCGGATCGCTCTTCTGGAGAAGTTCAGTGTCGCCGACTGGGTGCGGGTGGTGAAGACCTACGGCATCCGGCGCTGCGGTCTGCAGCCGGCCGCGGTACGCATGCTCCTGGATGCCGACCTGCGCCGCGACGACCTCGGCTCGCTCGAATACGTGATCAGCGCAGCGGGGCCGCTGGACCCCGAGACCCGTGACGCGTTCGAGGACAGGTACGGCGTTCCCGTTCTGTTGGCTTATGGCGCAACCGAATTCGCCGGCTCGGTGTGCACCTGGACCCCCGATCTCTATCGGGAGTTCGGTGCTGCCAAGCGTGCAAGCTCGGGACGGGTGATGCCCAACACCGAGGTCCGCATCATCGACCCGACCGGCGACAGCGAGGTGCCGACCGGCGAGCAGGGTGTGCTCGAAGCCAAGATCGCATCCATCAGTCCGGAGTGGATCCGTACCAACGACCTCGCCTCCATCGACGCCGACGGTTTCATTACCTTGCACGGCCGCGCCGACGGGGCGATCAATCGCGGCGGATTCAAGGTCCTGCCGGAGACCGTTCGCCGAGTCCTGGTGGGCCACCCGTCGGTGCGCGACGCCGCCGTCGTCGGCGTACCCGATCCCCGGCTCGGCGAAGTGCCGTTCGCGGCGGTGGAGACGGTCCCCGGCGCCCCGGCGCCCGACCCGGCTGACCTTGTCGCCCGGGTCCGCGATGCGCTGCCCAAGCACCACGTGCCCGTCGAGGTGGTCGTCGTCGCTGAGCTCCCGCGTAACCAGTCGCTCAAAGTTTCGCTTCGTGACATAGCCGCGATGTACTCCCGCGGCGCGGAGTAG
- a CDS encoding 3-hydroxyacyl-CoA dehydrogenase NAD-binding domain-containing protein — MAENTIQWDQDADGIVTLTLDDPTGSANVMNEHYTESMNKAVERLVAEKDSITGVVITSAKKTFFAGGDLKSMIHLGPENAGEAFSTVETVKKALRTLETFGKPVVAAINGAALGGGLEIALATHHRIAADVKGSVLGLPEVSLGLLPGGGGVTRTVRMLGIQNAFMTVLSQGTRFKPAKAKEIGLVDELVGSIDELVPAAKAWIKANPEAFEQPWDKKGYKMPGGTPSSPALAAILPSFPALLRKQLKGANMPAPKAILAAAIEGAQVDFDTASRIESRYFTELVTGQVAKNMIQAFFFDMQFISSGGSRPEGIGKTPITKIGVLGAGMMGAGIAYVSAKAGYDVVLKDVSIEAAERGKNYSEKLEAKALERGKTTQEKSDALLARITPSADPADFKGVDFVIEAVFESQELKHQVFQEIEDIVEPNALLGSNTSTLPITGLATGVKRQEDFIGIHFFSPVDKMPLVEIIKGEKTSDEALARVFDYTLAIGKTPIVVNDSRGFFTSRVIGTFVNEALAMLGEGVAPASIEHAGGQAGYPAAPLQLSDELNLELMHKIAVASRKGIEDAGGTYEAHPAEAVVEKMIEIGRPSRLKGAGFYEYVDGKRTQLWPGLKETFNSGTSEIPIQDMVDRMLFAEALETQKCIDEGVLTTTADANIGSILGIGFPPWTGGSAQFIVGYEGPAGIGKEAFVARAKELAAKYGERFNPPASLL; from the coding sequence ATGGCAGAGAACACCATTCAGTGGGACCAGGATGCCGACGGCATCGTCACGCTGACGCTCGATGACCCCACCGGGTCGGCGAACGTGATGAACGAGCACTACACCGAGTCGATGAACAAGGCCGTAGAACGCCTTGTCGCCGAAAAGGATTCGATCACGGGCGTCGTCATCACCAGCGCGAAGAAGACCTTCTTCGCCGGCGGCGACCTGAAGTCGATGATCCACCTCGGCCCGGAGAACGCCGGCGAAGCCTTCAGCACGGTGGAAACCGTCAAGAAGGCGCTGCGCACCCTGGAGACGTTCGGCAAGCCGGTCGTCGCCGCGATCAACGGCGCCGCGCTCGGCGGCGGCCTGGAGATCGCGCTGGCCACCCACCACCGGATCGCGGCCGACGTCAAGGGCAGTGTCCTTGGCCTGCCCGAGGTTTCGCTGGGCCTGCTGCCCGGCGGCGGCGGCGTCACCCGCACCGTGCGGATGCTCGGCATCCAGAACGCGTTCATGACCGTGCTGAGCCAGGGCACCCGCTTCAAGCCGGCCAAGGCCAAGGAGATCGGCTTGGTCGACGAATTGGTCGGCAGCATCGACGAATTGGTGCCCGCCGCCAAGGCGTGGATCAAGGCCAATCCCGAGGCGTTCGAACAGCCCTGGGACAAGAAGGGTTACAAGATGCCGGGCGGTACTCCGTCCAGCCCGGCGCTCGCGGCCATTCTGCCGTCGTTCCCGGCACTGCTGCGCAAGCAGCTCAAGGGCGCGAATATGCCTGCGCCCAAGGCGATCCTGGCCGCGGCCATCGAGGGCGCGCAGGTCGACTTCGATACCGCCAGCCGGATCGAGAGCCGCTACTTCACCGAGCTGGTCACCGGCCAGGTCGCGAAGAACATGATCCAGGCGTTCTTCTTCGACATGCAGTTCATCAGCTCGGGCGGCTCGCGGCCCGAGGGCATCGGCAAGACCCCGATCACGAAGATCGGTGTCCTCGGTGCCGGCATGATGGGCGCCGGAATCGCCTACGTCTCGGCCAAGGCCGGTTATGACGTCGTGCTCAAGGACGTCAGCATCGAAGCCGCCGAGAGGGGCAAGAACTACTCGGAGAAGCTCGAGGCCAAGGCCCTCGAACGCGGCAAGACCACGCAGGAGAAGAGCGACGCCCTGCTGGCCCGGATCACCCCGAGTGCCGACCCCGCCGACTTCAAGGGTGTCGACTTCGTCATCGAAGCGGTCTTCGAGAGCCAGGAACTCAAGCACCAGGTCTTCCAGGAGATCGAGGACATCGTCGAGCCCAACGCACTGCTGGGCTCGAACACCTCGACGCTGCCGATCACCGGTCTTGCCACCGGGGTGAAGCGCCAGGAAGATTTCATCGGGATCCACTTCTTCTCACCCGTCGACAAGATGCCGCTGGTCGAAATCATCAAGGGCGAGAAGACGTCTGACGAAGCCCTGGCCCGGGTGTTCGACTACACCCTGGCCATCGGCAAGACCCCGATCGTCGTCAACGACAGCCGCGGCTTCTTCACCAGCCGCGTCATCGGCACGTTCGTCAACGAGGCGCTGGCCATGCTCGGCGAGGGTGTCGCCCCCGCCAGCATCGAGCACGCGGGCGGTCAGGCCGGTTACCCGGCCGCGCCACTGCAGCTCTCCGATGAGCTCAACCTGGAGCTCATGCACAAGATCGCTGTCGCGTCGCGCAAGGGCATCGAAGATGCGGGTGGCACCTACGAGGCGCACCCGGCCGAGGCGGTCGTCGAGAAGATGATCGAGATCGGCCGGCCGTCACGGCTGAAGGGCGCGGGCTTCTACGAGTACGTCGACGGCAAGCGCACCCAGCTGTGGCCCGGGCTCAAGGAGACGTTCAACTCCGGCACCTCCGAGATTCCCATCCAGGACATGGTCGACCGCATGCTGTTCGCCGAGGCGCTGGAAACCCAGAAGTGCATCGACGAAGGCGTGTTGACGACGACGGCTGACGCCAACATCGGCTCGATCCTCGGCATCGGCTTCCCGCCGTGGACCGGCGGCTCGGCGCAGTTCATCGTCGGCTACGAGGGTCCGGCCGGCATCGGCAAGGAAGCCTTCGTCGCGCGGGCCAAGGAGCTCGCGGCCAAGTACGGCGAGCGGTTCAACCCGCCGGCGTCGCTGCTGTAG
- a CDS encoding acetyl-CoA C-acetyltransferase has protein sequence MSEEAFIYEAIRTPRGKQRGGALNEVKPINLVVGLIDELRSRHPDLDETLISDVILGVVSPVGDQGGDIARTAVLAAGLPDTTGGVQLNRFCASGLEAVNTAAQKVRSGWDDLVLAGGVESMSRVPMGSDGGAMFSDVVVTYDNYIAPQGIGADLIATIEGFSREDVDAYAVRSQERAAAAWSGGYFAKSVVPVRDQNGLLILDHDEHMRPGSTVESLGKLRTAFDGIGSMGGFDDVALQKYHWIEKINHVHTGGNSSGIVDGAALVLVGTEKAGTSQGLTPRARIVATATSGADATIMLTGPTPATRKVLDRAGLTVDDIDLFELNEAFASVVLKFQKDLNIPDEKLNVNGGAIAMGHPLGATGAMILGTMVDELERRNARRALVTLCIGGGMGVATIIERV, from the coding sequence ATGTCCGAAGAAGCCTTCATCTACGAGGCCATCCGAACCCCGCGCGGTAAGCAGCGCGGCGGCGCGCTCAACGAGGTCAAGCCGATCAACCTCGTCGTCGGCCTGATCGACGAACTCCGCAGCCGGCATCCCGACCTTGACGAGACGCTGATCAGCGATGTCATTCTCGGTGTCGTCTCCCCGGTCGGCGACCAGGGCGGCGATATCGCCCGCACCGCCGTGCTGGCCGCAGGCCTGCCCGACACCACCGGCGGCGTGCAGCTCAACCGCTTCTGCGCGTCCGGCCTCGAGGCCGTCAACACCGCCGCGCAGAAGGTGCGCTCCGGCTGGGACGACCTGGTCCTGGCTGGTGGTGTCGAGTCGATGAGCCGCGTGCCGATGGGTTCCGACGGCGGCGCGATGTTCAGCGACGTCGTCGTGACGTATGACAACTACATCGCCCCGCAGGGCATCGGCGCCGACCTGATCGCCACCATCGAGGGCTTCTCCCGCGAGGACGTCGACGCGTACGCCGTCCGCTCGCAGGAGCGTGCCGCCGCGGCCTGGTCGGGCGGCTACTTCGCCAAGTCCGTCGTTCCGGTCCGCGACCAGAACGGCCTGCTGATCCTGGACCACGACGAACACATGCGCCCGGGTTCGACGGTGGAAAGCCTCGGCAAGCTGCGCACCGCGTTCGACGGCATCGGCTCGATGGGCGGCTTCGACGATGTGGCGCTGCAGAAGTACCACTGGATCGAGAAGATCAACCACGTCCACACCGGCGGTAACAGCTCGGGCATCGTCGACGGTGCCGCGCTGGTGCTCGTGGGCACCGAGAAGGCCGGCACGTCTCAGGGTCTGACCCCGCGGGCGCGCATCGTGGCGACCGCCACCAGCGGCGCCGACGCGACGATCATGCTGACCGGCCCCACCCCGGCCACCCGCAAGGTGCTCGACCGGGCCGGCCTGACGGTCGACGATATCGACCTGTTCGAACTGAACGAGGCCTTCGCCTCGGTGGTGCTCAAGTTCCAGAAGGACCTGAACATCCCCGACGAGAAGCTCAACGTCAACGGCGGCGCCATCGCGATGGGCCACCCGCTCGGCGCCACCGGCGCCATGATCCTGGGCACCATGGTCGACGAGCTGGAGCGCCGCAACGCCCGGCGTGCACTCGTCACCCTGTGCATCGGCGGCGGCATGGGTGTCGCGACCATCATTGAGAGGGTTTAA
- a CDS encoding C39 family peptidase, which yields MRSLVRSGAVAIVAAVAIVLGPGIAHADPSASHTGVYGDPAAAAPYWAAQSLEDNCGAMSVADIVGQLTGQRPTEEQILKVAEHTPSEMNPGTMIYTPNTGGISVGDLPALFTHYGITAVNSDTSGPEATGLNALEQYLGAGRKVIAFVNYAIVEDSSDQRTAADHFVVVTGVDTNKNVVHLNDPAADEANTKIAVPAFMKAWDTSNDAIIIAPAA from the coding sequence ATGAGGTCACTGGTGCGCTCGGGCGCGGTCGCGATCGTCGCGGCGGTGGCGATCGTGCTCGGCCCGGGTATCGCGCACGCGGATCCCTCGGCTTCCCACACCGGTGTCTATGGTGACCCGGCCGCGGCCGCGCCGTACTGGGCGGCGCAGTCCTTGGAGGACAACTGCGGAGCCATGTCGGTCGCCGATATCGTCGGCCAGCTCACCGGGCAGCGGCCGACCGAGGAGCAGATCCTGAAGGTCGCCGAACACACCCCGTCTGAGATGAACCCCGGGACCATGATCTACACACCCAACACCGGCGGGATCTCCGTCGGTGACCTGCCGGCCCTGTTCACGCATTACGGCATCACCGCGGTGAACAGCGATACGTCGGGACCCGAGGCGACCGGCCTGAACGCGCTCGAGCAGTACCTCGGAGCCGGCCGCAAGGTGATCGCCTTCGTCAACTACGCCATCGTCGAGGACTCCAGCGACCAGCGGACCGCCGCGGATCACTTCGTCGTGGTCACCGGGGTCGACACGAACAAGAACGTCGTGCACCTCAACGATCCCGCTGCCGACGAGGCGAACACGAAGATCGCCGTGCCGGCCTTCATGAAGGCCTGGGACACCTCGAACGACGCGATCATCATCGCCCCGGCGGCCTGA
- a CDS encoding pyridoxal phosphate-dependent aminotransferase, translating to MTGPHVAGRPAPVERLQPYAVTIFAEMSALAARIGAVNLGQGFPDEDGPAGMLAAAQQAIAEGVNQYPPGLGIAPLREAIAAQRQRQYDVEYDPETEVLVTVGATEAIAAAILGLVEPGSDVLLIEPFYDSYSPVIAMAGSRRVPVPLVPDGRGFALDVDALRAAVTPRTRALIVNSPHNPTGMVLADRDLRALAALAVDADLLVITDEVYEHLVFDDKRHLPLAAYPGMAERTLTISSAAKMFNCTGWKIGWVCGKPDLIAGVRAAKQYLSYVGGAPFQPAVAYALNFEETWVRNLRDSLQAKRDRLAAALSELGFGVHDSAGTYFLCADPRPLGYSDSTQFCAELPTKAGVAAIPMSAFCDPHSPHIGEWNHLVRFAFCKRDDTLDEAIRRLGALQGGRDLP from the coding sequence ATGACGGGTCCCCACGTCGCCGGCCGTCCGGCTCCGGTCGAGCGGCTGCAGCCCTACGCGGTGACGATCTTCGCCGAGATGTCGGCATTGGCTGCGCGGATCGGTGCGGTGAACCTCGGCCAGGGGTTCCCCGACGAGGACGGCCCAGCCGGAATGCTGGCGGCCGCGCAGCAGGCGATCGCCGAGGGCGTCAATCAATATCCGCCCGGATTGGGCATCGCTCCGCTTCGCGAGGCGATCGCCGCCCAGCGCCAGCGGCAGTACGACGTGGAGTACGACCCGGAGACCGAGGTCCTGGTCACCGTCGGCGCCACCGAGGCGATCGCGGCCGCCATCCTCGGCCTGGTCGAGCCAGGCTCCGACGTGCTGTTGATCGAGCCGTTCTACGACTCCTACTCCCCCGTCATCGCGATGGCCGGCAGCCGGCGGGTGCCGGTGCCGCTGGTGCCCGACGGCCGCGGCTTCGCCCTCGACGTCGACGCCCTGCGCGCAGCGGTGACGCCGAGAACCCGGGCGTTGATCGTGAACTCGCCGCACAACCCCACCGGCATGGTGCTCGCGGACCGCGACTTGCGGGCCCTGGCCGCACTGGCCGTCGACGCCGACTTGCTGGTGATCACCGATGAGGTCTACGAGCATCTGGTGTTCGACGACAAACGACACCTGCCGCTGGCGGCCTACCCGGGGATGGCCGAGCGCACGCTGACGATCTCCAGTGCCGCCAAGATGTTCAACTGCACCGGCTGGAAGATCGGCTGGGTGTGCGGCAAGCCGGATCTCATTGCCGGGGTGCGGGCGGCCAAGCAATACCTGAGCTACGTGGGCGGCGCCCCGTTCCAGCCCGCGGTGGCCTATGCGCTGAATTTCGAAGAGACGTGGGTGCGCAACCTGCGAGATTCGTTGCAGGCCAAGCGCGATCGGCTGGCGGCGGCGTTGTCCGAGTTGGGCTTCGGCGTGCACGACAGCGCGGGCACCTACTTTCTGTGCGCCGACCCGCGGCCGCTGGGATATTCCGACAGCACCCAGTTCTGCGCGGAGTTACCGACCAAAGCCGGGGTGGCGGCCATCCCGATGTCGGCGTTCTGCGACCCGCACTCACCCCATATCGGTGAGTGGAACCACTTGGTGCGCTTCGCTTTCTGCAAACGCGACGACACCCTCGACGAGGCGATCCGCCGGCTCGGCGCACTACAGGGCGGCCGCGACCTCCCATAG
- a CDS encoding LLM class F420-dependent oxidoreductase: MTTGVVLLPNPDAPNAVDDVIAQARAAYSAGVRQVWFAQRFDLDAITLAAVVGAAVPGLGVGTSVVPLNPRHPLIVASLAQTAQAASHGKFSLGLGLGAHEPERVAFGQAWPHTIARLREHLTVLRSVFDTGAVHFHGSTLSADPAWDVRVPGGAPVPVYVAAMGPRALAVTGELADGTLPYLAGPRTIGEFIVPTIGKAAAEAARPTPRVIAAVPVLVTDDESAGRAIAAEELGFYTTIPSYQNVIAREGVDSVAELAAVGPAQSVVRQLRAYLDAGATDLVLSPLRSESTPPQPLWEVAAAL, translated from the coding sequence ATGACGACTGGAGTAGTACTGCTGCCCAATCCCGATGCCCCCAACGCCGTGGACGATGTCATCGCCCAGGCCCGAGCCGCGTACAGCGCCGGGGTGCGCCAGGTCTGGTTCGCCCAGCGCTTCGACCTCGACGCGATCACGCTGGCCGCGGTGGTCGGCGCCGCCGTGCCCGGTCTCGGTGTGGGAACGTCGGTGGTGCCGCTCAATCCGCGCCATCCGCTGATCGTCGCCTCGCTGGCGCAGACCGCGCAGGCCGCCAGCCACGGCAAGTTCAGCCTCGGCCTCGGGCTGGGCGCCCACGAACCCGAACGGGTGGCCTTCGGGCAGGCGTGGCCCCACACGATCGCCCGGCTTCGGGAGCATCTCACCGTGCTGCGGTCCGTATTCGACACCGGCGCAGTGCATTTCCATGGCTCCACGTTGTCCGCCGATCCGGCGTGGGATGTCCGGGTGCCCGGCGGCGCACCCGTGCCGGTGTATGTGGCGGCGATGGGTCCCCGCGCGCTGGCGGTCACCGGTGAACTGGCCGACGGCACCCTGCCGTATCTGGCGGGCCCCCGCACCATCGGCGAGTTCATCGTCCCGACAATCGGGAAGGCCGCCGCCGAGGCGGCTCGGCCCACACCGCGCGTCATCGCCGCGGTGCCGGTTCTGGTCACCGACGACGAGAGCGCCGGTCGGGCGATCGCCGCCGAGGAACTCGGCTTCTACACGACGATCCCGTCGTACCAGAATGTGATCGCTCGGGAGGGTGTGGACAGCGTCGCCGAACTCGCCGCCGTCGGCCCGGCCCAGTCCGTGGTGCGTCAGCTGCGGGCGTATCTCGACGCGGGCGCCACCGATCTGGTGCTCAGCCCGCTGCGATCGGAATCGACTCCGCCGCAGCCGCTATGGGAGGTCGCGGCCGCCCTGTAG
- a CDS encoding SRPBCC family protein has translation MAVRASREIVIDAPPEAILDAIADIEAAPTWSSVHKHVHVVDRYPDGRPRRVKVTVKVLGIIDHEIVEYHWGRDWVVWDADRTAQQHAQHGEYTLRREGDATRVRFDLTLEPSTPLPHFLVKRAKKAVLIAATEGLRGFVLSGKGSLQRE, from the coding sequence GTGGCGGTACGGGCATCGCGCGAGATCGTGATCGACGCCCCGCCGGAGGCCATCCTCGATGCCATCGCCGATATCGAGGCGGCGCCGACGTGGTCGTCGGTCCACAAGCATGTCCATGTCGTGGATCGCTACCCCGACGGACGGCCGCGGCGGGTCAAGGTCACCGTCAAAGTGCTCGGGATCATCGACCACGAAATCGTCGAGTACCACTGGGGACGGGACTGGGTGGTCTGGGACGCCGACCGGACCGCACAGCAGCACGCCCAGCACGGCGAGTACACCCTGCGCCGGGAGGGGGACGCGACCCGAGTCCGGTTCGACCTCACCCTCGAGCCGTCGACGCCGCTGCCGCACTTCCTGGTCAAGCGCGCGAAGAAGGCGGTGCTGATCGCCGCGACCGAAGGACTGCGCGGCTTCGTGCTGAGCGGCAAGGGTTCGCTTCAACGCGAATAG